In the genome of Oncorhynchus nerka isolate Pitt River linkage group LG4, Oner_Uvic_2.0, whole genome shotgun sequence, the window ACCACATCCCACCCCAAGCCTTGAGCAGCCAGGTCCAGTTACACTCAGACCCATagtcccagagtcacctctgagGTCATCAGAAGAGGTGAAAGGTCACGATGGCCGTAAGCGAAATACTTCCTCTTCCCTCAGTGCTGGAGGGTCCCAGTCAGGGACATCAAACTCAGACGAGCCCAAACAGACAGGTCCCCCAACCCGCAGGGCCCGTTTACCTAAACCCAAACCCAACTTGGGTTGCACCGCCAAAGCCACTACACGCTCTGCAGTCCAGGTACCAGAAAGCAGGCCAAGCCCTGAAGTCCAGACACCAGAGGAAGCTGATGAGGTTCCCATGGAAATACAACAGATCCACCAAGTCGTCCCCCTTTCTGACATCATCGATACGACCCAGGTAAGGCTTTTATAAATATCAGCTATTGGTTTAGCCTAAATGCTATTTATAATTGAATGTGTTTAACAAAGATGTCTGATTGTGTTGCAGTTgcattacctgtgtgtgtgtgtgtgattttattCATAGGAGGAAATACAACAGATTCACCAAGTCATCCCTCATCCACCCATAGAGGAGGGGCCtctcagacagagggaggggactgATATTGGACACGCCTCTCAGGTGGAATCAGGTTCTGAAGTGTCAGAGGGCTCAGAGCAACAGACAACCTCACAGACCAGGAGGAGCCACTTCCCTAAGGTCAAACCCAATCTGGGACGGGCTGCCAGGACCACACAACCCAAACAGACTACCACCACACTGTCAGAACCACCACAGACTACCACCACACTCTCAGAACCACAGCCCATTCAGAGAACCAGAGGAGCGCATTCAAAACCACAGCCTACATTGaataccaccacacagtcagaaCCACCCCAGCCCACACTAACTTCCACCACAAACACACTCTCAAAACAACAATCAACACAGAGTACCACCATACTCTCACAACCACATCCCACCCCAAGCCTTGAGCAGCCAGGTCCAGTTACACTCAGACCCATagtcccagagtcacctctgagGTCATCAGAAGAGGTGAAAGGTCACGATGGCCGTAAGCGAAATACTTCCTCTTCCCTCAGTGCTGGAGGGTCCCAGTCAGGGACATCAAACTCAGACGAGCCCAAACAGACAGGTCCCCCAACCCGCAGGGCCCGTTTACCTAAACCCAAACCCAACTTGGGTTGCACCGCCAAAGCCGCAACATGCTCTGCAGTCCAGGCACCAGATGTGGCTTCCAGACCCAAATCTGAGGTCCAGAGATTAGATACTGGACCCTGCCCTAAAGTCCAGAAACCAGAGGAAGCTGATGAGGTTCCCATGGAAATACAACAGATCCACCAAGTCGTCCCCCTTTCTGACATCATCGATACGACCCAGGTAAGGCTTTTATAAATATCAGCTGTTGGTTTAGCCTAAATGCTATTTATAATTTAATGTGTTCCAACAAATATGTCTGATTGTGTTACAGTTgcattacgtgtgtgtgtgtgtgtgtgtgtgtttgtgtgtgtgtgtgtgtgtgtgattttattCATAGGAGGAAATACAACAGATTCACCAAGTCATCCCTCATCCACCCATAGAGGGGCCtctcagacagagggaggggactgATATTGGACACACCTCTCAGGTGGAATCAGGTTCTGAAGTGTCAGGGGGCTCAGAGCAACAGACAACCTCAAAGAGCAGGAGGAGCCACTTCCCTAAGGTCAAACCCAACCTGGGACGGGCTTCCAGGACCACACAACCCAAACAGACGaccactacactgtcagaaccaacACAGACTACCACCACACTGTCAGAACCACCACAGACTACCACCACACTGTTAGAACCACCACTAGATTCTATGCTGAATATCACCACAACCTCAGAACCACAACCTTCCATGATTATCACCATAGAGCCACCACTGCCTACTGAGAGTATTAACACAGAGTCAGAAACGCAGCCCAAACAGAGAACTACCACACACTCAAAATCACAAACCACCACCACACACTCCAAGCACCAGCCCACCACAAATATTATCCCACACTCAGGACCACAGCCCAGTCAGAGAACCAGAGTAGCGCATTCAAAACCACAGCCTACATTGaataccaccacacagtcagaaCCACCCCAGCCCACACTACATTCTACCACAAACACACTCTCAAAACAGCCATCTACACAGAGTAACACCATACTCTCACAACCACAGCCCATCCCGAGCCTTGAGCAGCCAGGTCCAGTTACACTCAGACCCATagtcccagagtcacctctgagGTCATCAGAAGAGGTGAAAGGTCACGATGGCCGTAAGGGAAATACTTCCTCTTCCCTCAGTGCTGGAGGGTCCCAGTCAAGGACATCAAACTCAGACGAGCCCAAACAGACAGGTCCCCCAACCCGCAGGGCCCGTTTACCTAAACCCAAACCCAACTTGGGTTGCACCGCCAAAGCCACTACACGCTCTGCAGTCCAGGTACCAGAAAGCAGGCCAAGCCCTGAAGTCCAGACACCAGAGGAAGCTGATGAGGTTCCCATTGAAATACAACAGATCCACCAAGTTTTCCCCCTTTGTGACATCATCGATACGACCCAGGTAAGGCTTTTATAAATATCAGCTATTGGTTTAGCCTAAATGCTATTTATAATGGAATGTGTTTAACAAAGATGTCTGATTGTGTTGCAGTTGCATTACCACAGTGTGTTTTTAAAGGGTGTGTATGATTTTATTCATAGGAGGAAATACAACAGATTCACCAAGTCATCCCTCATCCACCCATAGAGGAGGGGCCtctcagacagagggaggggactgATATTGGACACGCCTCTCAGGTGGAATCAGGTTCTGAAGTGTCAGAGGGCTCAGAGCAACAGACAACCTCACAGACCAGGAGGAGCCACTTCCCTAAGGTCAAACCCAACCTGGGACGGGCTGCTAGGACCACACAAACCAAACCCCAACAGACTACCACCACACTGTCAGAACCACCACAGACTACCACCACACTCTCAGAACCACAGCCCATTCAGAGAACCAGAGGAGCGCATTCAAAACCACAGCCTGCATTGaataccaccacacagtcagaaCCACTCCAGCCCACACTAAATTCCAGCACAAACACACTCTCAAAACAACAATCCACACAGAGTACCACCATACTCTCACAACCACAGCCCACCTCAAGCCTTGAGCAGCCAGGTCCAGTTACACTCAGACCCATagtcccagagtcacctctgagGTCATCAGAAGAGGTGAAAGGTCACGATGGCCCTAAGGAAAATAGTTCATCTTCCTTCAGTGCTGGAGGGTCCCAGTCAGCGACATCAGACTCGGAACAGCCCAAACAGACAGGTCCCCCAACCAGGAGGGCCCGTTTACCTAAACCCAAACCCAACTTGGGTCTCACCGCCAGAGCCGCTACGCGCTCTGCAGTCCAGGTACCAGAAAGCAGGCCAAGCCCTGAAGTCCAGACACCAGAGGAAGCTGATGAGGTTCCCATGGAAATACAACAGATCCACCAAGTCTCCCCCCTTTGTGACATCATCGATACGACCCAGGTAAGGCTATTATAAATGTCAGCTATTGGTTTAGCCGGTTGCATTACCCCAGTGTGTTTTTAAAGtctctgatctgtgtgtgtggtgtttgtatTCATAGGAGGAAATGGAACAGATTCACCAAGTCATCTCTCTTACTGACGTCATTGATTCTACCCAGGTAATTCATTGTATTCCTACCCGAAGATATCTGGTTGCGTGTAGAAATGTGCTCCTAAGATATGCGTCTCATCTGTGTGTGTCCGACGTTTATATTCACAGGGCGATATGTCTGTCTTTACGGAGGGAAGCTTTTTCTCGCAACAAAGTGATGCTGTCTTCATACAGCACTCAGAAACGTGTGTGTCGACTGCTCCGTTGGACCAGACCCAGTCAGACCCGGATGAACCTATATtcatcctctccctgactgaAATCCCAGTGCTCCCCGCAGGGGAGGAGAGTGGCTGCACATCCCAGACCCTCTCTGAGCCTTTCCTTTTTCTACCAGACGCAGGCGCTCAACTGCAGCAGAGGTTAGTGCCTGTCAGTCATCACTAACCCCTTTTCCACTcagtccccacccccccaaaTGCAATTTTTTCCCCAAATGAATGTacattttctcctctctccccctcattctttctctctttcgtCCCTCTTTTGTGCACTCTGTCCCTTCACCTTACatatccttctcctctccttcagcaGTGATATTGTTGCCCCCGGAGGTGGTTTGGAGAAAGGGAATGCTGGTGTCCTTTGTGAAGTCCCTGAGCCTATGTCAGTGGATGAGGTCCTTCCTCAATCCTCATACACCAGTATCAAGGAAGTGGAGTCTGGCTCCACGGCGGGTCCAGTAGGTGTGTGTGCCTCGGCCAAACCCTCAGAAGACTCCATGGCTGATGCAGAGACTAGTGAGGACACGCATCCTCCTTCTAAGAAGAGGAAAGcgccagagagagccaggagaggTGGGCACAGAGTACACCGTAGTGCATATAATACAATGTGTAGAACACTTACTCTCCATCGTCTGTTTGTTCGTTCATTCATTCGATTCAGTTCATTCATCCGTCCATCCATTTTATTGTGTAAAATTCTCCTAATATAATTCTGTCTCTGCTTGTGCGAAGTAGACAAACTGCAGGTGAGACCTAACACTGCAGTAAGGGAACAGACCAGTTGTTCGGCCCCTGCCAAGGAGGCTGTGTCacccattaccccagaccagacACCCTCTTTGACCACTACCACCCTAGACACTTACCACCTCACTGCCTCCAGTCCCCTGGCCCAGCCAGGCTCCTCCGTCACGGGAACTGCATCACAGCAGGGGACTGTGGGCTGTTTCGATCGTACAGAGACCGAGCACACGGCGACTGGAGGGGAGGACAATAGTTCAGGGGCGGAGTCTCAGGCTGCCCGTCAAATTACACCGCTGGCTATGAGTGGCCCCTTGAGCAGGTGATTTGTCTGAAATGCATTCGTTCTTATACCTGtcactctctatctccccctgttTGTACTATCTATTAGTTATGAACTCCTCAATTAAAGATTAAGTCATTAGTAGCTCAAAGGACCTGCTGTTGTATTATAGTTAATTGACAGGACACATTCGATTGTCTTCCATTGATTCGATTGATTAGGAGTGTTAATAATTATTGATTTTAAATCTTTTGTATGTTCCTTCCCCCTACAGGCCTGGTAGGAGACCCAGAGGATTCCTGTCTTTCATGTCCAATAAGAACGCCTCCCCTGTAGCTGCCCCCCCCCGAGGTACCAGAGCAGCCGCTCGGAGGCCCCAGGTCAACACCACCCGCCCAGGGGGGAAACGGGCTGCTAACGAACCTTCCACCACAACCAGAACCATGCCTTCACCTTCCATAATGCATTACACCACCACCCCCACTAGGGCCACCAGAACCACCACTAAGCCAGATTTTTCCACCAGGGTGACTCAGGAAAAACCCTCTGATGCCCTGGCCTTACACTCAAACCCAGAGCCCAGTACTTCCCTGTGTACTACAGCTACTGAGGTAAAGAGATGGACAACATCTGGTGATACAGTATTTTACCTATGAACTTTGCAAAAAACCTACTGTTGTGGGTATGACCTTGTATTTTTTGGGGTTTTAAATGATGAGAAACAGAACCCTCATTGtactcctgtccctctctctcccgcgctctctccctccccatctctctccaccagtcCTCTCAGGTGCCAGCCGCCCAGCCCAGTGCGTCTCCCTGTGTGGACAGCGGTTCAGCAGACGAGGAACCCATCAACGTGTCCCAGTACTTCTTCAGTGACATCTTCACCGAGGTCGAGGAGAATGAGGGATGAGAGACGGAGGAAGGGAAAGGAGATCAAAAAGGCACTCTTTGACTCTTTGTTTGAATCAAACTGGAGAACAAAATGTTAAATACTtaagaaaacatgtttttgtatTTACCACTGAAATTACGTTTCTGCTTGCTTGTGTTTATGCGAACAAGGTTTCATGCTTGCAGCGAACAGATTTGGTCACAAGATGGCAACAGTGAAACCAAACTAGGGATTATTGCTCTTCAAATTTTGGGGGGGACCAAACTGGCACGCCTTTAAGCTACTTTCCTATATTGAATGATTACGTTTTTTGGGCTATTTTACCCCAATCATATCATCTAGCCTATTGAGTAATCTATTCATTCTAATaacatatttatatttatttggtTTACATTTTTTCAAACCACACCAAGCCAGACATTCATGATCATTTCCCTCTATCTGCAAGAAGGAGAATACTTGAAATCAGTGTCAACTCACTCTACTACAGGGACTTTCACATTCAAATTTGTGTTCTTATTTGAAATATTGTTTACATAGGTAGCCATTGTCTAAACATGAGcattgtgtgtatatatgtttatTATAATTTAGATCTGATATATTGGAGGGGTATGTATCCTTAACATTTACTTTGGTTTTTCACTCTTCATGCATGAACAAGACCCAGCTTTGCAGCTTTGAGGGACAGCACAGCAATGTCTCTTTATTTCATGCTCCCTGAAGATACAGGAAATATAATTTCAAATGGCGCTCGAACAGAATCCTCTAGTTTAATCCATGTACAGTGCACAGATCATGAGTCCAATTTCAGTTCTCAATTATTGATTATGTTCTGCAGTCACTGTTGGTTCAAACTAACATAGCTGTTCTGTAGCTCATGTAAAATATGTGAATAAAGTTTTCTACGTTAACGTCTACTTTGTTTCATGTGTTGCGATAACAGATGAGAAAATAACATTTGATAAGTAGGCCTTGTCGCCTTTTTATGGGCCTTAAGCGAGATTTAGCTGCCCAACTTGCAGGAAAAAAAGTTTTAGTGCCTCCACTTAGCAGTGGGTAAtttttcagttaagaacaaattgttattttacaatgatggcctaacccggacgacgctgggccaattgtgtggcgACCTATGGGACGCccgatcacagctggttgtgatacagcccaggatcgaaccagggtctgtagtgacgcctctagcactgagatgcagtgccttagatcgctgcgccactcaggtgcCCTTGATTTATGCCAAATGCATATGATATCAGTGTGAGAGTGAATAACAATCGATGGGGAGTTCAGTCCCCCTGAGCATATGCCCTGC includes:
- the LOC115126890 gene encoding transcription factor TFIIIB component B'' homolog isoform X2, which gives rise to MLRRSRISVRPNVRPAGRGPAPASSQDTPPSQEAPAAVSQASEDLPQAGGQCVKDTTTTAVLEASTESTTPREDGKDPNGEASSSTPSAGLQRRKRFSVMPNLAKPRVAATPALTRSSPRTPKSPVKAGTETPAPTPEAPSQTDSGPPQGMRSPRRRPSGGSRQAKGQPKPRPLSPASPGPTTTSLGNVAVENSSSSQQTPQAAGKGSIQSDLLKKSPIIKVPSIPLEMVPSSSLPDKEGISVSERAKTLVARSVSGGLTGLAPGKSRLSRFLNDPTDLQRLAKARKLRELLRQEMNKEKKRSKAKVCVSEYTLDPSKMTMRDLIYYLPDTNPMTSYLVEEQRENETVLPLTPPREESPERPPTPEAPAEIASQGDEDEDEDDDGVMVPRVKVAEDGSLIIDEESLTVEVLRQKGPNPADDRDPIFERGSTTTYSSFRKGTHVKPWSNKETDMFFLAISMVGTDFSMIGQLFPHRGRTEIKNKFKKEERANSWRIDKAFKEKRRLDHEFFTSLLEKILAAEAKRNKNNKSPTEKIRIKKKIKQKEKKAAKQLSDVEEEGLDAEMDTEEVEGEKENENVSNEGTTLSSAPTPKRKRKSRDGGGESSPEEAKDGKKKKIDLITSDQEEAGVPEDSEAGPPESSKQAEGPVEAANGPVVIKPAQLSRGRSQRPLPNLGRKWGQRGPEPNTKPNVKDGATPTEEENAEEGLSEEQVDKDSSPSVSQKEKKKAGKLSSSEEEEEEASDKPIKPTRYGRIPKKTQLLNYPAKEDGDSPSDSAPTPASDGSPPTMPKSKPATRRAKIKPGPALPGRMGQSAARKSKLVTLRASQSEDEDEDEEEVAWREEAQAEEDTHNPTSPEEENQAPAFIPMSLRSPQPVATEVEETMEELDISVNVPDVLGISHDAFCPDSSCERAQGGEMGTVPCEHQLDLLVDVIDFLSPDNMEVSEESYNEAARTLLAIGNLTHLSQAAEAFTAEADDIITEERSNEDQLYQMTPQPTDQSQTSTIPSESLRVTEASRIAEDSVPVASSTTASVPVTTTTASIPGSKITACVIITTETASVPVTTTTSSPPVTLTTTASIRVTTSTASVPVPQSSDTPDLETSPIEGPLREMEGTDIGHESGSEVSEGSEQQTTSQSRRSHFPKVKPNLGRAARTTQPKQTTTTLSEPTQTTTTLSEPPQTTTTLSEPPLEPMLNITTTSEPQPSMIITIEPPLPTESINTESETQPKQRTTTHSKSQTTTTHSKHQPTTNIIPHSGPQPSQRTRVAHSKPQPTLNTTTQSEPPQPTLNSTTNTLSKQQSTQSTTILSQPHPTPSLEQPGPVTLRPIVPESPLRSSEEVKGHDGRKRNTSSSLSAGGSQSGTSNSDEPKQTGPPTRRARLPKPKPNLGCTAKATTRSAVQVPESRPSPEVQTPEEADEVPMEIQQIHQVVPLSDIIDTTQEEIQQIHQVIPHPPIEEGPLRQREGTDIGHASQVESGSEVSEGSEQQTTSQTRRSHFPKVKPNLGRAARTTQPKQTTTTLSEPPQTTTTLSEPQPIQRTRGAHSKPQPTLNTTTQSEPPQPTLTSTTNTLSKQQSTQSTTILSQPHPTPSLEQPGPVTLRPIVPESPLRSSEEVKGHDGRKRNTSSSLSAGGSQSGTSNSDEPKQTGPPTRRARLPKPKPNLGCTAKAATCSAVQAPDVASRPKSEVQRLDTGPCPKVQKPEEADEVPMEIQQIHQVVPLSDIIDTTQEEIQQIHQVIPHPPIEGPLRQREGTDIGHTSQVESGSEVSGGSEQQTTSKSRRSHFPKVKPNLGRASRTTQPKQTTTTLSEPTQTTTTLSEPPQTTTTLLEPPLDSMLNITTTSEPQPSMIITIEPPLPTESINTESETQPKQRTTTHSKSQTTTTHSKHQPTTNIIPHSGPQPSQRTRVAHSKPQPTLNTTTQSEPPQPTLHSTTNTLSKQPSTQSNTILSQPQPIPSLEQPGPVTLRPIVPESPLRSSEEVKGHDGRKGNTSSSLSAGGSQSRTSNSDEPKQTGPPTRRARLPKPKPNLGCTAKATTRSAVQVPESRPSPEVQTPEEADEVPIEIQQIHQVFPLCDIIDTTQEEIQQIHQVIPHPPIEEGPLRQREGTDIGHASQVESGSEVSEGSEQQTTSQTRRSHFPKVKPNLGRAARTTQTKPQQTTTTLSEPPQTTTTLSEPQPIQRTRGAHSKPQPALNTTTQSEPLQPTLNSSTNTLSKQQSTQSTTILSQPQPTSSLEQPGPVTLRPIVPESPLRSSEEVKGHDGPKENSSSSFSAGGSQSATSDSEQPKQTGPPTRRARLPKPKPNLGLTARAATRSAVQVPESRPSPEVQTPEEADEVPMEIQQIHQVSPLCDIIDTTQEEMEQIHQVISLTDVIDSTQGDMSVFTEGSFFSQQSDAVFIQHSETCVSTAPLDQTQSDPDEPIFILSLTEIPVLPAGEESGCTSQTLSEPFLFLPDAGAQLQQSSDIVAPGGGLEKGNAGVLCEVPEPMSVDEVLPQSSYTSIKEVESGSTAGPVGVCASAKPSEDSMADAETSEDTHPPSKKRKAPERARRDKLQVRPNTAVREQTSCSAPAKEAVSPITPDQTPSLTTTTLDTYHLTASSPLAQPGSSVTGTASQQGTVGCFDRTETEHTATGGEDNSSGAESQAARQITPLAMSGPLSRPGRRPRGFLSFMSNKNASPVAAPPRGTRAAARRPQVNTTRPGGKRAANEPSTTTRTMPSPSIMHYTTTPTRATRTTTKPDFSTRVTQEKPSDALALHSNPEPSTSLCTTATESSQVPAAQPSASPCVDSGSADEEPINVSQYFFSDIFTEVEENEG
- the LOC115126890 gene encoding transcription factor TFIIIB component B'' homolog isoform X1 encodes the protein MLRRSRISVRPNVRPAGRGPAPASSQDTPPSQEAPAAVSQASEDLPQAGGQCVKDTTTTAVLEASTESTTPREDGKDPNGEASSSTPSAGLQRRKRFSVMPNLAKPRVAATPALTRSSPRTPKSPVKAGTETPAPTPEAPSQTDSGPPQGMRSPRRRPSGGSRQAKGQPKPRPLSPASPGPTTTSLGNVAVENSSSSQQTPQAAGKGSIQSDLLKKSPIIKVPSIPLEMVPSSSLPDKEGISVSERAKTLVARSVSGGLTGLAPGKSRLSRFLNDPTDLQRLAKARKLRELLRQEMNKEKKRSKAKVCVSEYTLDPSKMTMRDLIYYLPDTNPMTSYLVEEQRENETVLPLTPPREESPERPPTPEAPAEIASQGDEDEDEDDDGVMVPRVKVAEDGSLIIDEESLTVEVLRQKGPNPADDRDPIFERGSTTTYSSFRKGTHVKPWSNKETDMFFLAISMVGTDFSMIGQLFPHRGRTEIKNKFKKEERANSWRIDKAFKEKRRLDHEFFTSLLEKILAAEAKRNKNNKSPTEKIRIKKKIKQKEKKAAKQLSDVEEEGLDAEMDTEEVEGEKENENVSNEGTTLSSAPTPKRKRKSRDGGGESSPEEAKDGKKKKIDLITSDQEEAGVPEDSEAGPPESSKQAEGPVEAANGPVVIKPAQLSRGRSQRPLPNLGRKWGQRGPEPNTKPNVKDGATPTEEENAEEGLSEEQVDKDSSPSVSQKEKKKAGKLSSSEEEEEEASDKPIKPTRYGRIPKKTQLLNYPAKEDGDSPSDSAPTPASDGSPPTMPKSKPATRRAKIKPGPALPGRMGQSAARKSKLVTLRASQSEDEDEDEEEVAWREEAQAEEDTHNPTSPEEENQAPAFIPMSLRSPQPVATEVEETMEELDISVNVPDVLGISHDAFCPDSSCERAQGGEMGTVPCEHQLDLLVDVIDFLSPDNMEVSEESYNEAARTLLAIGNLTHLSQAAEAFTAEADDIITEERSNEDQLYQMTPQPTDQSQTSTIPSESLRVTEASRIAEDSVPVASSTTASVPVTTTTASIPGSKITACVIITTETASVPVTTTTSSPPVTLTTTASIRVTTSTASVPVPQSSDTPDLETSPIEGPLREMEGTDIGHESGSEVSEGSEQQTTSQSRRSHFPKVKPNLGRAARTTQPKQTTTTLSEPTQTTTTLSEPPQTTTTLSEPPLEPMLNITTTSEPQPSMIITIEPPLPTESINTESETQPKQRTTTHSKSQTTTTHSKHQPTTNIIPHSGPQPSQRTRVAHSKPQPTLNTTTQSEPPQPTLNSTTNTLSKQQSTQSTTILSQPHPTPSLEQPGPVTLRPIVPESPLRSSEEVKGHDGRKRNTSSSLSAGGSQSGTSNSDEPKQTGPPTRRARLPKPKPNLGCTAKATTRSAVQVPESRPSPEVQTPEEADEVPMEIQQIHQVVPLSDIIDTTQEEIQQIHQVIPHPPIEEGPLRQREGTDIGHASQVESGSEVSEGSEQQTTSQTRRSHFPKVKPNLGRAARTTQPKQTTTTLSEPPQTTTTLSEPQPIQRTRGAHSKPQPTLNTTTQSEPPQPTLTSTTNTLSKQQSTQSTTILSQPHPTPSLEQPGPVTLRPIVPESPLRSSEEVKGHDGRKRNTSSSLSAGGSQSGTSNSDEPKQTGPPTRRARLPKPKPNLGCTAKAATCSAVQAPDVASRPKSEVQRLDTGPCPKVQKPEEADEVPMEIQQIHQVVPLSDIIDTTQEEIQQIHQVIPHPPIEGPLRQREGTDIGHTSQVESGSEVSGGSEQQTTSKSRRSHFPKVKPNLGRASRTTQPKQTTTTLSEPTQTTTTLSEPPQTTTTLLEPPLDSMLNITTTSEPQPSMIITIEPPLPTESINTESETQPKQRTTTHSKSQTTTTHSKHQPTTNIIPHSGPQPSQRTRVAHSKPQPTLNTTTQSEPPQPTLHSTTNTLSKQPSTQSNTILSQPQPIPSLEQPGPVTLRPIVPESPLRSSEEVKGHDGRKGNTSSSLSAGGSQSRTSNSDEPKQTGPPTRRARLPKPKPNLGCTAKATTRSAVQVPESRPSPEVQTPEEADEVPIEIQQIHQVFPLCDIIDTTQEEIQQIHQVIPHPPIEEGPLRQREGTDIGHASQVESGSEVSEGSEQQTTSQTRRSHFPKVKPNLGRAARTTQTKPQQTTTTLSEPPQTTTTLSEPQPIQRTRGAHSKPQPALNTTTQSEPLQPTLNSSTNTLSKQQSTQSTTILSQPQPTSSLEQPGPVTLRPIVPESPLRSSEEVKGHDGPKENSSSSFSAGGSQSATSDSEQPKQTGPPTRRARLPKPKPNLGLTARAATRSAVQVPESRPSPEVQTPEEADEVPMEIQQIHQVSPLCDIIDTTQEEMEQIHQVISLTDVIDSTQGDMSVFTEGSFFSQQSDAVFIQHSETCVSTAPLDQTQSDPDEPIFILSLTEIPVLPAGEESGCTSQTLSEPFLFLPDAGAQLQQSSDIVAPGGGLEKGNAGVLCEVPEPMSVDEVLPQSSYTSIKEVESGSTAGPVGVCASAKPSEDSMADAETSEDTHPPSKKRKAPERARRVDKLQVRPNTAVREQTSCSAPAKEAVSPITPDQTPSLTTTTLDTYHLTASSPLAQPGSSVTGTASQQGTVGCFDRTETEHTATGGEDNSSGAESQAARQITPLAMSGPLSRPGRRPRGFLSFMSNKNASPVAAPPRGTRAAARRPQVNTTRPGGKRAANEPSTTTRTMPSPSIMHYTTTPTRATRTTTKPDFSTRVTQEKPSDALALHSNPEPSTSLCTTATESSQVPAAQPSASPCVDSGSADEEPINVSQYFFSDIFTEVEENEG